From a region of the Pseudocalidococcus azoricus BACA0444 genome:
- a CDS encoding response regulator produces the protein MPKPVILCVDDERVILESLRTQLKNAFGDKYLYETAESADEAMELIDELQDENSDVIVIVSDWLMPRVRGDEFLIQVHQKFPKVVKVMLTGQADESAVQRALEQANLHRCLSKPWHSEELVETIISGLGPQPF, from the coding sequence ATGCCTAAGCCAGTAATTTTATGTGTGGATGATGAACGGGTGATTTTGGAAAGTTTACGCACCCAACTCAAAAACGCATTTGGCGATAAATATCTCTATGAAACTGCCGAGAGTGCCGATGAAGCCATGGAACTGATTGATGAACTCCAAGATGAAAATTCCGATGTGATTGTGATTGTTTCCGATTGGCTGATGCCGCGGGTGCGGGGAGATGAATTTTTGATCCAAGTGCATCAAAAGTTTCCTAAAGTTGTGAAGGTAATGCTGACGGGCCAGGCCGATGAAAGTGCAGTCCAACGGGCCCTTGAGCAAGCTAATCTTCACCGTTGTTTAAGTAAACCCTGGCATAGTGAGGAGTTGGTAGAGACGATTATTTCGGGCCTGGGACCACAGCCGTTTTGA